In Plasmodium vinckei vinckei genome assembly, chromosome: PVVCY_01, one DNA window encodes the following:
- a CDS encoding elongation factor G, putative, which yields MIKIFLSNSYKGLDRFVLVLFLIFTVIRANGLNNRKRLSQCKSIFKPNREGKNEGMKLFIRNKYFNKNNDLISTHRRKCSNMHKMNIFRLKMSSNHSLKKNVDLENYRNIGIIAHIDAGKTTTTERILYYTNVIKKIGEVHEGLSTMDYLDIEREKGITINAAVTTCYWNGSEKNLGDYRINIIDTPGHVDFTAEVEKSLRVLDGGIVVFDSSEGVESQSETVWKQANRYNISRIIFLNKLDKVGANFESCIEEIKRKLNKKILILYVPVFEMSNFITTIDILKEKMIVYKNAHDFYFEDIPQEYYGIFLKYKNLLYEQIAENFNTFLDNYLNDKVMKAEEVEYYIRKLVVEQKYNVVICGSSLKNKNVQMLLDMVVKYLPSPIDCIQNYKNQIIYKYDVNKKGEQIVLNSKKNEKGIGEKMENVSIGNDADDLANSETHKNITSGSNDTNDESINQGINHKADSNTFNSNEKNAKEEKDESKQNDLISEELNKENIKDYKRKFVGLIYKIMNDQHLGNINYVRIYEGKLNKGDFIYNNRTKKSEKISKIFFIHSSEKYELENACAGDIVGIVGLKDTQIGDTVSNVFLRAELKKIKEIPPIISFYIYNKNKNEYEKLINALIKIKKEDHSFFFHINPDTKDLLISGVGELHLQIIINKIQKDFNIPIIYGQPQISYKETFIENVEARGKYIKQSGGRGQYGDVHIKIEPMYNYTEEEDKENDAINNDDKKDQKEDDMDNNCMNIDTSEVNNNIIIKNEITCGAIPSVYFDAINTGIREQCNLGVLSNSPLINIVIRIVDGSFHPVDSNEHAFKLAAGLAIREAAKKTTVRLLEPIMNINVTVPTEYLGEVISDLVKKRGKIQHIDESDEHTKEIYARVPMASILSYVSDLRKITKGRGNYTMTLHTYSLVPPYIQEQLLQKKE from the exons atgataaaaatattcttatCAAATAGTTATAAAGGTTTGGATAGATTTGTTttggttttatttttgatatttaCTGTTATTAGAGCAAATGGCTTGAATAATAGGAAAAGGTTAAGTCAGTGTAAAAGTATATTTAAACCCAATAGAgaaggaaaaaatgaaggaatgaaattgtttattcgaaataaatattttaacaaaaataatgatcTTATAAGCACACATAGGAGAAAATGTAGCAATATGCATAagatgaatatttttcgaTTAAAAATGAGTAGCAATcattctttaaaaaaaaatgtcgATCTAGAAAATTATAGAAACATAGGGATTATTGCACATATTGACGCAGGGAAAACTACAACAACAGaaagaatattatattatactaatgtaataaaaaaaataggagAAGTGCATGAAGGTTTATCAACAATGGACTATTTGGACATAGAGAGAGAAAAAGGAATAACCATCAACGCAGCTGTAACTACATGTTATTGGAATGgtagtgaaaaaaatttaggAGATTAtcgtataaatattattgataCTCCTGGGCACGTTGATTTTACTGCAGAAGTTGAAAAAAGTTTAAGAGTTTTAGATGGTGGGATAGTAGTTTTTGATAGTAGTGAAGGGGTTGAGTCACAATCTGAGACTGTATGGAAACAAGCAAATAGATATAACATTAGcagaataatatttttaaataaattagatAAAGTTGGAGCCAACTTTGAATCGTGTATTGAAGAAATTAAAAggaaattaaataaaaaaatcttGATTTTATATGTCCCCGTTTTTGAGATGAGTAATTTTATAACTACTATTGATATactaaaagaaaaaatgattgtatataaaaatgcccatgatttttattttgaagaTATTCCACAAGAATATTAtggcatttttttaaaatataaaaatttattatatgagcAGATAGCTGAAAACTTTAATACCTTTTtagataattatttaaatgataaagtTATGAAAGCAGAAGAAGttgaatattatataagaaaGCTAGTTGTGGAACAAAAGTATAATGTAGTTATTTGTGGATCGtctttgaaaaataaaaatgtccAAATGCTTCTTGATATGgttgtaaaatatttacctTCTCCTATAGATTGTATACAGAATTATAAGAaccaaattatatataaatatgatgttaataaaaaaggtgagcaaattgtattaaatagcaaaaaaaatgaaaagggCATAGGTgagaaaatggaaaatgtGAGCATTGGTAATGATGCAGACGATTTGGCTAATAGTGAaacacataaaaatattacatcTGGATCTAATGATACAAATGATGAATCTATAAATCAAGGAATAAATCATAAAGCTGATTCCAACACTTTTAAtagtaatgaaaaaaatgcaaaagaagaaaaagatgAGTCAAAGCAAAACGATTTAATTTCAGAAGAATTAaacaaagaaaatataaaagattaTAAAAGAAAGTTTGTAGggttaatttataaaattatgaacgATCAACATTTGGGAAATATTAACTATGTTCGTATATATGAAGggaaattaaataaaggagattttatatataataatagaactaaaaaaagtgaaaaaatatcaaaaattttttttatacattccagtgaaaaatatgaacttGAAAATGCCTGTGCAGGTGATATTGTCGGAATTGTTGGATTGAAGGATACCCAAATTGGGGATACAGTAAGTAATGTGTTTTTAAGAGCAGAATTGAAAAAGATTAAAGAAATACCTCCGATTAttagtttttatatatacaataaaaataaaaatgaatatgaaaaattaattaatgcattaattaaaattaaaaaagaagaccattcatttttttttcatataaatcCTGATACAAAAGATTTACTGATTAGTGGAGTCGGAGAATTGCACttacaaattataattaataagaTTCAAAAAGATTTTAATATACCTATTATATATGGCCAACCACAAATATCGTATAAAGAGACGTTTATTGAAAATGTAGAAGCCCGAGGGAAGTATATTAAACAGTCTGGTGGTAGAGGACAATATGGTGATGTGCATATTAAAATAGAGCCTATGTATAATTATACTGAAGAAgaagataaagaaaatgatgctattaataatgatgaCAAAAAAGACCAAAAAGAAGACGATATGGATAATAATTGTATGAATATTGATACATCAgaagtaaataataatattattataaaaaatgaaattacaTGTGGAGCTATCCCTTCTGTATATTTTGATGCAATCAATACAGGAATAAGAGAGCAATGCAATTTAGGTGTATTGTCTAATTCTccattaataaatattgttaTAAGAATAGTAGATGGTTCATTCCATCCTGTGGATAGTAATGAACATGCATTTAAGTTGGCCGCAGGACTCGCAATTCGAGAGGCTGCAAAAAAAACGACAGTGCGATTATTGGAGCCAATAATGAAT ATAAACGTAACTGTACCAACTGAATATCTTGGAGAAGTTATAAGTGACTTGGTTAAAAAACGAGGAAAAATTCAACACATAGACGAAA GTGATGAGCACACCAAGGAAATTTATGCCAGGGTCCCCATGGCATCCATTTTATCATATGTTAGCGACTTAAGGAAAATAACAAAGGGACGAG GGAATTACACGATGACATTACATACATACTCATTGGTACCCCCCTACATACAGGAGCAGCTTTTGCAAAAGAaggaataa
- a CDS encoding MYND finger protein, putative, translating to MADDILKCVHSEFKYVLISSDINDEIKELKFKGAEEKFQSTLSSYFRRIIFDDKGKDELKETIQEKLKENTNNKKNENEENDESKNSLNAISPDLINTAIESSQTYQIIPLTVPTEQNNYYAINCYIDDIGRIKKLPYNSRASRICSTDIYGDAFLSKTYDNEDFKRCDFTIQEYEEFLKNPPKAENRWNQAQAMQDLLRQMKDQKEGVANTNPPVPKPPTCEHCYKEEKSLKRCGKCRKVYYCSVDCQRKDYVFHKRICS from the exons ATGGCAgatgatatattaaaatgtgtTCACTCtgaatttaaatatgttttaataaGTAGTGATATAAACGacgaaataaaagaattaaaattCAAAGGAGCAGAAGAAAAATTTCAAAGTACCTTAAGCTCATATTTTAGAAGAATAATTTTTGATGACAAAGGAAAAgatgaattaaaagaaactatccaagaaaaattaaaagaaaatactaataataaaaaaaatgaaaacgaAGAAAATGACGAAAGCAAAAACTCTTTAAATGCAATATCCCctgatttaataaataccGCAATAGAGTCATCTCAGACTTATCAAATCATTCCATTGACGGTACCAActgaacaaaataattactATGCAATTAATTGCTATATAGATGATATAGGacgaattaaaaaattgccATATAATAGTCGAGCTTCACGAATATGCAGTACAGACATATATGGAGATGCATTTTTGTCAAAAACATATGATAATGAAGATTTTAAAAGATGTGATTTTACAATACAAGAGTATGaagaatttttaaaaaatcctCCAAAGGCTGAAAACAg ATGGAACCAAGCCCAAGCTATGCAAGACTTGTTAAGACAAATGAAAGATCAAAAAGAAGGAGTTGCAAATACCAATCCACCCGTTCCAAAACCTCCTACATGTGAACATTGCTATAAG GAGGAAAAATCATTAAAAAGGTGCGGAAAATGCAGAAAAGTTTATTACTGCTCAGTTGATTGCCAAAGAAAAGATTATGTTTTTCATAAAAGAATTTGTTCTTAg
- a CDS encoding liver merozoite formation protein, putative translates to MKALWRYTALALPFLLLPSVLCNKTFFVDILNGINIRYNNKVPINRNVTHYYGENISKNGNRCSSMKQKLFIQNTSQPTIANETCDIEDNNRNANILKQYIYTLSHLSIFDIDKEKDIQLNISLLLKACLASYSYIKNIEIYTSNVKNKQICSFIYENRQNFEEYFNMQILMYENFFNSNDNIEELLKSNVKDENIYKIDLEIYKQINNNNKEFKKAILEDIFFESIRLNKMIQYSLAVDKFNLFSNPILFKLFLHFKTNGIYYNIFLNTINKIKYYYSIQNVNEEYKNKIFKIVDNYVAILNSIDTVYKKHDGNIL, encoded by the coding sequence ATGAAAGCCCTTTGGAGATACACGGCTTTAGCCCTCCCATTTCTACTATTACCATCAGTCCTTTGTAATAAAACATTCTTTgtagatatattaaatggaATTAATATcagatataataataaggtACCCATAAATAGAAACGTAACACATTATTATGGGGAGAATATTAGCAAAAATGGCAATAGATGCTCTTCTATGAAAcagaaattatttatacaaaatacaTCACAGCCAACTATAGCCAATGAAACTTGTGACATAgaagataataatagaaatgcaaatatattaaaacaatatatttatacattgTCTCATTTGAGCATTTTTGATAttgataaagaaaaagatatacaacttaatatatctttattattaaaagcGTGCTTAGCATCATAtagttatattaaaaatattgaaatttATACTTCTAATgtcaaaaataaacaaatatgctcatttatatatgaaaatagaCAAAATTTTGAAGAGTATTTTAATATGCAAATCTTAAtgtatgaaaatttttttaactccAATGATAATATAGAGGAGCTATTAAAATCCAACGTCAAAGacgaaaatatttataaaatcgatttagaaatttataaacaaattaacaataataataaggaatttaaaaaagctATTTTagaagatatattttttgagtCCATAAgactaaataaaatgatcCAGTATTCTCTCGCAGTAGacaaatttaatttgttcTCCAATCCTATCTTATTCAAACTGTTCTTGCACTTTAAAACGAATggaatttattataatatattcttaaatactataaacaaaatcaaatattattattccatACAAAATGTTAAcgaagaatataaaaacaagaTATTCAAAATCGTAGACAATTATGTAGCAATTTTAAATAGCATAGATACTGTATATAAGAAGCATGatggaaatattttataa
- a CDS encoding geranylgeranyltransferase, putative has translation MIFLEEKHIKYLNSYTTVTNIEELLFNETLKMCGVFYFVCSCEILSHETDKKEALIDFILKCQNTDGGFGNNINYDSHIVSTHHAILSLLILNYSFDTVNKYIYKDEKREIDLNGENSVSTQFNNISNDTDHKVNKNIQHNQTLREMTSQYILSLLNTDGSVKGDIWGEVDTRFVYSAVSCLTILNKIHLISIENISSYLLTNYSICGNSFSWTHGNEYHAASVFCCVATLALIQKLYLIDEEKVAHWLSLRQTNNGGFNGRAEKLTDTCYSWWIFSSLIILKKYKWINKNALKKYILLCQDTNSGGISDNPDCLPDVCHTFFGLAALSLIDNIGDSEKQYNLKKMHPVYAIPVDTVKKRNLPSFGIDTL, from the coding sequence atgatttttttagaaGAGAagcatattaaatatttaaattcatACACAACTGTTACCAATATTGAAGAGCTACTATTTAATGAAACCCTTAAGATGTGTGGGGTGTTTTATTTCGTCTGTTCTTGTGAAATATTATCCCATGAAACCGACAAAAAAGAAGCATTGattgattttattttaaaatgccAAAATACAGATGGTGGATttggaaataatataaattatgattCACATATTGTATCAACGCATCATGCAATATTATCACtgttaattttaaattattcatTTGATACAgttaacaaatatatatataaggaTGAAAAAAGAGAGATAGATTTAAATGGTGAAAATTCTGTTAGTACTCagtttaataatatttcaaatgaTACTGATCAtaaagtaaataaaaatattcagcATAACCAAACACTTCGAGAAATGACTTcccaatatattttaagtcTATTAAATACCGATGGATCAGTTAAAGGAGATATTTGGGGGGAAGTCGATACACGTTTTGTTTATAGTGCTGTTAGTTGTTTAactatattaaataagaTACACTTGATTtctattgaaaatatatcatcatatttattaacaaattATTCTATTTGTGGGAATTCATTTTCATGGACACATGGTAATGAATATCATGCAGCTAGCGTTTTTTGTTGCGTTGCAACTTTGGcattaatacaaaaattatatttaattgatGAAGAGAAAGTAGCTCATTGGCTAAGTCTTAGGCAAACCAATAATGGTGGTTTTAATGGACGAGCTGAAAAATTGACTGATACATGTTACTCATGGTGgattttttcatcattaattattttaaaaaaatataaatggattaataaaaatgctttaaaaaaatatattcttctTTGTCAAGATACCAATAGTGGTGGAATCAGTGACAACCCTGATTGCCTTCCTGATGTATGCCATACATTTTTTGGATTAGCAGCGTTAAGTTTGATAGATAATATTGGTGATTCAGAAAAGCAATAcaatttaaagaaaatgcaTCCAGTTTATGCTATTCCCGTTGATACAGTCAAAAAAAGGAATCTACCGAGTTTCGGAATAGATACATTATAA
- a CDS encoding ATP-dependent RNA helicase, putative → MSENIDDLFNVFEEDETKKNLLNNGKGFDGLNVILEEQNGQDNIDYANNNTTEVEINENGIEMEINYESPEYNAPIDYKINVDNIISNHKSNNKIKDQIKQEIYNEIGSINGNNNFFNNKIRKKNEENNQTKNGIKTNTHKEPIREKLIENSKTINNDDVLVLEEFGSDVNCIHKCVRPQSYVHNKLNESITPARTYKFELDTFQKKSIECLERNESVLVSAHTSAGKTVIAEYAIALGLRDKQRVIYTSPIKALSNQKYRDLSEEFKDVGLITGDISINPEASIIVMTTEILRSMLYRGSSLTKEVKWVIFDEIHYMRDRDRGVIWEETIILLPLMVRFIFLSATIPNGIQFAEWVSSIKNQACHIVYTDYRPTPLQHYIYPTSSESVFLICDENKNFKKDNFIKAVNALKDKSTLDENNHSGGNNKFNKRMRKNTYDIEKIVQMCHSRNYTPLIIFAFSKKECEVNATTLNKVNLTDDSEKEVIKELYENAIQILADDDKALPQVQFILPLLLRGIGIHHGGLLPIIKEIIEIMFQESLLKVLFSTETFSMGINMPAKTVVFTSLKKFDGVEKRLITSGEYIQMAGRAGRRGLDDRGIVIIMLDSPLHWKDAEKLFVGEANRLISQFHLGYNMILNLLRIEGITPEFMIERSFIQYQMKKNLFEQIFASKKVEQKSQEILNILKNIYLDQNGEEFTKAYLLNKVKTNDVETILKITNVKNEGTPNLLQNNDPNDSKTINDYNNSEASNPELKNYITTFSEISNYYTTRNVLVELGENYRSLLTSKKNIAQYLTMGRLLYAVEDDLKWGWCICIEGKITEEKYNNNNKNNSAGHNRNTRNSNHIIGYDTNHTNSSNDTKFNKKNSMEDNKNNANILVVECLVPYVQNKKRKLPQNDDDDDGENSKKRDLEFLPAHDRLKAQWKVMTFYIKCIYQISAVVLNIEKPFDKYSEEEIEKVRNKYNTMVSCLKGEKNIPVISPNQMNIKDDTFFKIVKKIYYHENLLNKNKLLNNKNLNKYYQLYSKYVALQFEKNILDNSIEQCRFIVLKKELNNMLILLESLNYIEITYKTHEKNQTNDQPNRSESENYQNQIDGNNENLLTQSDTHNDITNKNNNDEKNYIVTMKGQIASAILSVDELVISELFFSNFFSKYTYDYICAFLSCFVYDESAGKEITINDPILIEGYQQITKTATVIANKMNQCGMNINVKEYLEKFKSAIMPIVLLWARGHSFMDILADSQIYEGSIIRTLRRLDELLRQMICAFRGINNDNMCETLTTATKKLRRGIPFSPSLYL, encoded by the exons atgtctGAAAATATCgatgatttatttaatgttTTTGAGGAGGAtgagacaaaaaaaaacctATTAAATAATGGCAAAGGATTCGACGGTCTAAATGTTATTCTAGAAGAGCAAAATGGCCAAGACAATATAGACTATGCAAATAACAACACAACAGAAGTcgaaattaatgaaaatggaattgaaatggaaataaattacGAAAGTCCCGAATATAATGCCCCAATAGACTACAAGATAAACGTTGACAATATAATAAGCAATCataaaagtaataataaaataaaagatcaAATTAAacaagaaatatataatgagaTCGGAAGtataaatggaaataataatttttttaataataaaataagaaaaaagaatgaagaaaataatcaaacaaaaaacggaataaaaacaaacacACATAAAGAACCTATTCGGGAAAAACTAATTGAAAATAGCAAgacaataaataatgatgatgTTTTAGTTTTAGAGGAATTTGGTAGCGATGTGAATTGCATACATAAATGTGTTAGGCCTCAAAGCTATgtacataataaattaaatgaatcTATAACACCTGCTAgaacatataaatttgaGTTAGATacttttcaaaaaaaatcaatagAATGCTTAGAAAGAAATGAAAGTGTTTTGGTATCTGCTCACACATCTGCTGGGAAAACAGTTATAGCAGAATATGCAATAGCATTAGGATTGAGAGATAAACAAAGAGTAATTTATACAAGTCCTATAAAAGCTCTAAGTaatcaaaaatatagagATTTGAGTGAAGAATTTAAAGATGTAGGATTAATTACAGGTGATATATCAATAAATCCAGAAGCATCTATAATAGTTATGACAACAGAAATTCTGAGATCTATGCTATATCGAGGATCTTCATTAACGAAAGAAGTTAAATGGGTCATATTTGATGAAATTCATTATATGAGAGATAGAGATAGAGGTGTTATATGGGAAGAGactattatattattgcCATTAATGGTTcgatttattttcttaagTGCTACTATACCAAATGGTATACAATTTGCTGAATGGGTTAGTAGTATTAAAAACCAAGCATGTCATATTGTGTATACAGATTATAGGCCTACGCCTCTTcaacattatatttatcctACATCTAGTGAAAgtgtatttttaatatgtgatgaaaataaaaattttaaaaaagataattttataaaggCGGTTAACGCACTGAAAGATAAAAGCACGTTAGATGAAAACAACCATAGTGgtggtaataataaatttaataaacgtatgagaaaaaatacatatgacattgaaaaaattgttcAAATGTGTCACTCTCGTAATTATACTcctttaattattttcgcATTTTCAAAGAAAGAATGCGAAGTTAATGCTACAACATTAAATAAAGTTAATTTAACTGATGATTCAGAAAAAGAAGTCataaaagaattatatgaaaatgctATTCAAATATTAGCAGATGACGATAAAGCATTACCACAAGTGCAGTTTATTTTACCACTATTGTTAAGAGGAATTGGTATACATCATGGGGGATTATTACCAATaattaaagaaattatAGAAATTATGTTTCAAGaatcattattaaaagTTTTATTTAGTACTGAAACATTTTCTATGGGCATAAATATGCCAGCTAAAACAGTCGTATTTAcatcattaaaaaaatttgatgGGGTAGAAAAAAGATTAATAACATCAGGTGAATATATTCAAATGGCGGGAAGAGCTGGAAGAAGAGGATTAGATGATAGAGggattgttattattatgctAGATAGCCCATTACATTGGAAAGATGCTGAAAAATTGTTTGTAGGTGAAGCTAATCGATTAATCAGCCAATTTCATTTAGGTTATAATatgatattaaatttattaagaATCGAAGGTATTACACCAGAATTTATGATCGAAAGATCTTTTATTCAAtatcaaatgaaaaaaaatcttTTTGAACAAATCTTTGCATCAAAAAAAGTTGAACAAAAAAGTCaagaaattttaaatatattgaaaaatatttatttagatCAAAATGGGGAAGAGTTTACTAAAGcgtatttattaaataaagttAAGACAAACGATGTagaaacaattttaaaaattactaatgtaaaaaatgaaggaaCACCTAATTTACTTCAAAATAACGATCCAAATGATTCCAAAACAATAaatgattataataatagtgaaGCTTCAAACCCCGAActcaaaaattatattactaCATTTTCTGAAATATCTAATTACTACACAACACGAAATGTACTTGTTGAACTAGGGGAAAATTATAGATCATTATTAACatctaaaaaaaacatagcTCAATATTTGACCATGGGCAGGTTACTATATGCTGTTGAGGATGACTTGAAGTGGGGTTGGTGTATTTGTATTGAAGGGAAAATTActgaagaaaaatataacaataataataagaataatAGTGCAGGACATAATCGTAATACAAGAAATAGCAATCATATTATTGGCTATGATACCAACCACACCAATAGTTCCAACGatacaaaatttaataaaaaaaactccatggaagataataaaaataatgcaaatatattagtTGTAGAATGCTTAGTTCCCTATGTTCAAAACAAAAAACGAAAATTGCCACAAaatgatgatgatgatgatgGTGAAAATTCCAAAAAAAGGGATTTAGAATTTTTACCAGCTCATGATAGATTAAAAGCTCAATGGAAAGTCAtgacattttatataaaatgcatatatcaAATATCGGCAgttgttttaaatatagaaaagccatttgataaatattctgaagaagaaattgaaaaagttagaaataaatataatactatGGTAAGCTGCTTAAAAGGCGAAAAGAATATACCAGTTATTAGTCCAAATCAAATGAATATTAAAGatgatacattttttaaaattgttaaaaagatttattatcatgaaaatttattaaataaaaataaattattaaataataaaaatttaaataaatattatcaattaTATAGTAAATATGTTGCTTTgcaatttgaaaaaaacatactCGATAACAGTATTGAACAATGCAGATTTATTGTCttaaaaaaggaattaaataatatgctcATTTTATTAGAAAGCTTAAACTATATTGaaattacatataaaactcatgaaaaaaatcaaacaaATGATCAACCAAATCGTTCCGAAAGCGAAAATTACCAAAACCAAATTGATGGAAACAACGAAAATTTGCTTACACAAAGTGACACCCATAATGATATcactaataaaaataataatgacgAAAAAAACTATATTGTTACAATGAAAGGACAAATAGCTAGTGCAATTTTAAGTGTGGATGAATTAGTTATAtctgaattatttttttcgaattTTTTCAGTAAATACACTtatgattatatatgcGCATTCCTATCATGTTTTGTATATGATGAGTCAGCAGGTAAAGAAATTACCATTAACGATCCTATACTTATCGAAGGATATCAGCAAATAACAAAAACAGCAACAGTAATAgctaataaaatgaatcaaTGTggaatgaatataaatgtaaaagAATATTTGGAGAAATTTAAATCAGCCATTATGCCTATTGTTTTGTTATGGGCTCGTGGCCACTCCTTCATGGATATTCTCGCGGATTCACAAATATATGAAGGATCAATAATAAGAACATTAAG gcGTTTGGATGAACTGCTAAGACAAATGATTTGTGCATTTAGAGgaattaataatgataatatgtGTGAAACCTTAACCACCGCTACAAAAAAGTTGCGCCGGGGAATTCCATTTTCACCGTCCCTCTatttataa
- a CDS encoding RNA-binding protein, putative translates to MENDRMNNPQGQSDVNRGFNNMNYYNNNTNGMNNGNNMNAGYYGGYEGQNNNFNMNTNNTGMYINEESFKNNQNTNNSAMHNNFNMNNPNYNGGNYNNYSNYGANYNMANNINSPSSMNAPNNINSPSNMNTPNNMNNMNNANHSGYSSMGNVAPNYYQSDQYILNKKTAKILYIYNVTSEYSDENFIYSLCSIYGSVDTVSYMKGKNVFIVKFGSADDALNGYKNLPTHFKDFQYELRNESKKISYFSEKANSHKYVSPNLSEKKFLSLSPEKREKIMSIKQKELLRKCKEKLNEYINMFNNKNITEDEKNKLQALIEHLKARIHALNNQCDNANLGGIQNQYLSNNYNNTYESNRNTNNISGNVNNSNISNNINYNNNIYAEGSTTIKINSLNNIQNNDDLSNYIIQNNSIFLNEHISYLSLFTFGEKYAIIKYTNQNAAKTVLNNCTMCNINAEFVPDDNGNQQGS, encoded by the coding sequence atggaaaatgaTAGAATGAATAACCCTCAAGGGCAGAGTGATGTAAACAGAGGGTTTAATAACATGAACTATTACAATAACAATACCAATGGAATGAAcaatggaaataatatgaatgcGGGATATTATGGTGGGTATGAAGggcaaaataataattttaatatgaatacaaataatacaGGTATGTATATTAATGAAGAAAGTTTTAAGAATAATCAAAATACCAATAATAGTGCGatgcataataattttaatatgaataatccTAACTATAATGGAggtaattataataactaTAGTAATTATGGCGCCAATTACAACATGGCCAACAATATTAATAGTCCTAGCAGTATGAACGCCCCTAACAATATTAATAGTCCTAGCAATATGAACACCCCTAACAATATGAATAACATGAACAATGCTAACCATAGTGGATATAGCAGCATGGGAAATGTAGCAccaaattattatcagaGTGaccaatatatattaaataaaaaaaccgctaaaatattgtatatatataatgtaacAAGTGAATACTCCGATgagaattttatttatagctTATGTTCTATTTATGGTAGTGTTGATACAGTTAGTTATATGaaaggaaaaaatgtatttatagTAAAGTTTGGGTCTGCAGATGATGCATTAAAcggatataaaaatttaccAACACATTTTAAAGACTTTCAATATGAGCTTCGTAATGAgtctaaaaaaattagttaTTTTAGTGAAAAGGCTAATAGccataaatatgtatctCCTAATCtttctgaaaaaaaatttttatcattaagCCCAGAAAAAcgagaaaaaattatgagcataaaacaaaaagagCTATTAAGAAAGTGTaaggaaaaattaaatgaatatattaacatgttcaataacaaaaatataacagaagatgaaaaaaataaattacaaGCTTTGATAGAACATTTAAAAGCACGAATACATGCATTGAATAATCAATGTGATAATGCAAATTTAGGAGGAATACAAAATCAGTATTTATCaaacaattataataatacgTATGAAAGTAACAGAAACACTAATAATATAAGCGgaaatgttaataattcaaacatttctaataatatcaactataataataacatttaTGCGGAAGGTAGTACtactattaaaattaattcgttgaataatattcaaaataacGATGACTTaagtaattatataattcaaaacaattctatatttttaaatgaacatatttcatatctttcattatttacatttggtgaaaaatatgcaataattaaatatactaATCAAAATGCAGCAAAAACAGTTCTCAACAATTGCACTATGTGCAATATTAATGCAGAATTTGTTCCCGATGATAATGGCAATCAGCAAGGTAGCTAG